One window from the genome of Periophthalmus magnuspinnatus isolate fPerMag1 chromosome 18, fPerMag1.2.pri, whole genome shotgun sequence encodes:
- the LOC117386413 gene encoding uncharacterized protein LOC117386413 has product MTIKYLCSLTGSSRGYSSDCLVVCLSETQYDFLIETTNFAAKKYNSYPLKTPTPFTDKFTSTGVLEDELKNDTRFKLTVDDSKNNLDISNAQSSDSGTYFCTMSYSMIFQFVQSITVFVKVAQLNVKAAVSQSPHEGIEPGDSVVLKCTVEAEICDGQNRVLWFKQSEESAAGVLYSHGDSRDQCESNTDSPTKSCVYNLPIHNVSSEQTGTYYCAVAACGQVLLGNGTRVSFEAVPVHVYVLSGALVLTSSLLIGVTFCLCMKNSTGSRQNSDYSAKSNGFPKLVQYMAAEQVAEERRRLMDGSWSECIYYSVERGFK; this is encoded by the exons ATGACAATCAA ATACCTCTGCAGtctaacaggaagtagtaggGG CTACAGCTCGGACTGCCTGGTGGTCTGCCTTTCTGAAACTCAGTATGACTTCCTGATAGAAACCACAAACTTTGCTGCAAAGAAATATAATTCATATCCGCTCAAAACACCAACGCCCTTCACTGACAAGTTTACTTCAACA GGAGTTTTGGAAGACGAACTAAAGAATGACACGCGCTTTAAACTGACTGTTGATGACAGTAAAAACAATCTAGACATCTCAAATGCCCAATCTTCAGATTCAGGGACCTACTTCTGTACTATGAGTTATTCCATGATCTTTCAGTTTGTGCAGAGTATTACTGTTTTTGTGAAGGTTGCACAACTTAATGTTAAGGCAGCGGTCAGTCAGTCTCCACATGAGGGCATAGAACCAGGAGACTCTGTGGTTCTAAAGTGTACTGTTGAGGCTGAGATCTGTGACGGACAAAACAGGGTCCTCTGGTTCAAACAATCTGAAGAGTCTGCTGCAGGAGTCCTTTATAGTCACGGGGACAGCAGAGATCAGTGTGAGAGTAATACGGACAGTCCAACAAAGTCCTGTGTCTACAACCTCCCCATACACAATGTGAGCTCAGAGCAGACTGGGACCTACTACTGCGCTGTGGCCGCCTGCGGACAAGTCCTATTAGGGAATGGAACCAGGGTGTCTTTTGAAG CTGTACCTGTCCATGTGTACGTCCTGAGTGGAGCGTTGGTGCTCACCTCCAGTCTGCTCATCGGAGTGACTTTCTGCTTGTGCATGAAAAACAGTACAG GATCAAGACAAAATTCAgattattctgcaaaatcaaat GGTTTTCCTAAACTTGTCCAGTACATGGCAGCTGAGCAGGTGGCAGAGGAAAGGAGACGACTGATGGATGGCTCATGGAGTGAATGCATCTACTACAGTGTGGAAAGGGGTTTTAAATAA
- the LOC117386017 gene encoding uncharacterized protein LOC117386017, with the protein MMSFFQTLFTVRLALVSTALISDLPLSVNQQEQGNFLLASIGENITLRCIFENNLGMGAKVYWYKQKLGMKPVLISSYLTYDQKVEFYSEFRSSNRFKLDFNNDNHDLHIMNVSMSDSSVYHCVRCVLHQNEFLESVTVIVKNLKHTVHKSPLYIEPGHSVILNCSVQTGSCEGQHRVHWFKQSEESAAGVLYSHGGSSKKCKNDTDSPTNSCVYKLPIHNVSSEQTGTYYCAVAACGQVVFGNGTRISIKNFSDNMVYVLIGVSIFSTSLVVVLTFVLCMQTKREVHRTGEQKERTDI; encoded by the exons ATGATGTCCTTTTTTCAGACTCTCTTTACTGTACGTCTTGCACTGGTCAGTACAG CATTGATATCTGACCTGCcattgtctgtaaatcaacaagAACAAGGAAATTTCCTCTTGGCATCTATTGGAGAGAACATTACCCTACGTTGCATTTTTGAAAACAATCTTGGAATGGGAGCTAAAGTTTACTGGTACAAGCAAAAATTGGGCATGAAACCAGTTTTAATTTCTTCATACTTGACATATGACCAGAAAGTTGAATTTTACAGTGAATTTCGCAGCAGCAACCGTTTCAAGCTGGATTTTAACAATGACAACCATGACTTGCACATCATGAATGTAAGCATGTCAGATTCTTCTGTTTATCACTGTGTGAGATGTGTTTTACACCAAAATGAGTTCCTAgaaagtgtcactgtcattgtaAAGAATTTGAAACATACAGTCCACAAGTCTCCACTGTACATAGAACCAGGACattctgtgattttaaactgtagTGTCCAGACTGGGAGCtgtgaaggacagcacagagttCACTGGTTCAAACAGTCTGAAGAGTCTGCTGCAGGAGTCCTTTACAGTCATGGAGGCAGCAGTAAAAAGTGTAAGAACGATACAGACAGTCCAACCAACTCCTGTGTCTATAAACTCCCCATACACAATGTGAGCTCAGAGCAGACTGGGACGTACTACTGTGCTGTGGCCGCCTGTGGACAAGTAGTATTTGGGAATGGGACCAGAATCAGCATAAAAA ATTTCTCTGACAATATGGTTTACGTTCTGATCGGAGTTTCAATATTCAGCACAAGCCTGGTTGTTGTGCTCACATTTGTCCTGTGCATGCAAACCAAGAGAG AAGTCCACAGAACAGGTGAACAGAAGGAGCGGACAGACATCTGA
- the LOC117386018 gene encoding uncharacterized protein LOC117386018, translated as MIPPFLVLLVLSLGLASKAQVNLHETSHFLFATVGDSITLTCDYEDKNKVLVAMQYWYKESLGTKPTRISSFSKYYQTKSLHGEFNQSHRFTLDADHENNNLNIKHVQMSDSAVYLCITCFLHNVDIIESVTLIVKSLSPTAEVRQSPHEDTEPGHSVTLNCNVQTESCEGAHRVHWFKQSEESAAGLLYSHGGSSDQCESNTDSPTKSCVYKLPIHNVSSEQTGTYYCAVAACGQVLFGNGTRITIKCFSDNMVYILSGVSIFYN; from the exons ATGATCCCACCATTTCTAGTTCTGCTAGTCCTAAGTCTCGGATTGGCCAGCAAAG CTCAGGTGAATCTTCATGAAACCAGCCATTTCCTCTTTGCTACAGTGGGCGACAGCATCACCTTAACCTGCGACTATGAAGACAAGAACAAAGTGCTTGTTGCCATGCAATACTGGTACAAGGAAAGTTTGGGCACGAAACCAACACGCATTTCTTCATTCTCTAAATATTATCAAACCAAAAGTTTGCATGGAGAATTCAACCAAAGCCATCGTTTCACACTGGATGCTGACCATGAGAATAATAACctgaatataaaacatgtcCAAATGTCCGACTCAGCAGTTTACCTGTGCATAACTTGTTTTCTACATAATGTAGACATCATAGAAAGTGTCACTTTGATTGTGAAGAGTTTGAGCCCAACAGCTGAGGTCCGTCAGTCTCCACATGAAGACACAGAACCAGGACATTCTGTGACTCTAAACTGTAACGTCCAGACTGAGAGCTGTGAAGGAGCGCACAGGGTTCACTGGTTCAAACAGTCTGAAGAGTCTGCTGCAGGACTCCTTTACAGTCATGGAGGCAGCAGTGATCAGTGTGAGAGCAATACAGACAGTCCAACAAAGTCCTGTGTCTACAAACTCCCCATACACAATGTGAGCTCAGAGCAGACTGGGACCTACTACTGTGCTGTGGCTGCCTGTGGACAAGTCCTGTTTGGGAATGGGACCAGGATCACAATAAAAT GTTTCTCTGACAATATGGTTTATATTCTGAGTGGAGTTTCCATATTCTACAACTAG
- the LOC117386019 gene encoding uncharacterized protein LOC117386019 → MIPLFVVLLALNLGLASKAQVNLHETSHFLFATVGDSITLTCDYEDKNKMLGAMQYWYKESLGTKPTRISSFSKYYQTKSLHGEFNQSHRFTLDADHENNNLNIKHVQMSDSAVYLCITCFLHNVDIIESVTLIVKSLSPTAEVRQSPHEDTEPGHSVTLNCNVTTESCEGEHGVHWFKQSEESAAGVLYSHGGSSDQCESNTDSPTKSCVYKLPIHNVSSEQTGTYYCAVAACGQVLFGNGTRICLKNDSDNMVYFLSGVSVFSISLVILLTFCLYTQSKTDTCMRNSTTKTKDFPKFLQYRATEQVNRRSGQTPDTWSECIYFSVEK, encoded by the exons ATGATCCCACTATTTGTAGTTCTGTTAGCCCTAAATCTTGGGTTGGCCAGCAAAG CTCAGGTGAATCTTCATGAAACGAGCCATTTCCTCTTTGCTACAGTGGGCGACAGCATCACCTTAACCTGCGACTATGAAGACAAGAACAAAATGCTTGGTGCCATGCAATACTGGTACAAGGAAAGTTTGGGCACGAAACCAACACGCATTTCTTCATTCTCTAAATATTATCAAACCAAAAGTTTGCATGGAGAATTCAACCAAAGCCATCGTTTCACACTGGATGCTGACCATGAGAATAATAACctgaatataaaacatgtcCAAATGTCCGACTCAGCAGTTTACCTGTGCATAACTTGTTTTCTACATAATGTAGACATCATAGAAAGTGTCACTTTGATTGTGAAGAGTTTGAGCCCAACAGCTGAGGTCCGTCAGTCTCCACATGAAGACACAGAACCAGGACATTCTGTGACTCTAAACTGTAACGTCACGACTGAGAGCTGTGAAGGAGAGCACGGGGTTCACTGGTTCAAACAGTCTGAAGAGTCTGCTGCAGGAGTCCTTTACAGTCATGGAGGCAGCAGTGATCAGTGTGAGAGCAATACAGACAGTCCAACAAAGTCCTGTGTCTACAAACTCCCCATACACAATGTGAGCTCAGAGCAGACTGGGACCTACTACTGTGCTGTGGCTGCCTGTGGACAAGTCCTGTTTGGGAATGGGACCAGgatctgtttaaaaa ATGACTCTGACAATATGGTTTACTTTCTGAGTGGAGTTTCTGTATTCAGCATAAGCCTGGTCATTTTGCTCACATTTTGCCTGTACACGCAAAGCAAGACAG ACACATGCATGAGAAATTCTACAACAAAGACTAAG GATTTCCCCAAATTTCTCCAGTACAGGGCCACAGAACAGGTGAACAGAAGGAGCGGGCAGACACCTGACACATGGAGTGAATGCATCTACTTCAGTGTGGAAAAATGA
- the LOC129457147 gene encoding uncharacterized protein LOC129457147, producing the protein MIPPFLVLLVLSLGLASKAQVNLHETSHFLFATVGDSITLNCYYEDKNKVLGAMRYWYKESLGTKPTRISSFSEYYLTKDLHGEVETSHRFTLDTEHENTNNLNIKHVQMSDSAVYLCISCFLHDIDIIKSVTLIVKSLSPTAEVRQSPNEDTEPGHSVTLNCNVQTESCEGEHRVHWFKQSEESAAGLLYIKGSSSDQCESNTDSPTKSCVYKLPIHNVSSEQTGTYYCAVAACGQVLFGNGSRICLKNDSDNMVYFLSGVSVFSISLVILLTFCLYTQSKTDTCMRNSTTKTKDFPKFLQYRATEQVNRRSGQTPDTWSECIYLWKNERFYDKYVAI; encoded by the exons ATGATCCCACCATTTCTAGTTCTGCTAGTCCTAAGTCTCGGATTGGCCAGCAAAG CTCAGGTGAATCTTCATGAAACGAGCCATTTCCTCTTTGCTACAGTAGGAGACAGCATCACCTTAAACTGCTACTATGAAGACAAGAACAAAGTGCTTGGTGCCATGCGATACTGGTACAAGGAAAGTTTGGGCACGAAACCAACACGCATTTCTTCATTCTCCGAATATTACCTGACCAAAGATTTGCACGGAGAAGTCGAAACTAGCCATCGTTTCACTCTGGATACTGAACATGAGAATACTAATaatctaaatataaaacatgtccaAATGTCCGACTCAGCGGTTTACCTTTGCATAAGTTGTTTTCTACACGACATAGACATCATAAAAAGTGTCACTTTGATTGTGAAGAGTTTGAGCCCAACAGCTGAGGTCCGTCAGTCTCCAAATGAAGACACAGAACCAGGACATTCTGTGACTCTAAACTGTAACGTCCAGACTGAGAGCTGTGAAGGAGAGCACAGGGTTCACTGGTTCAAACAGTCTGAAGAGTCTGCTGCAGGACTCCTTTACATTAAGGGATCCAGCAGTGATCAGTGTGAGAGCAATACAGACAGTCCAACAAAGTCCTGTGTCTACAAACTCCCCATACACAATGTGAGCTCAGAGCAGACTGGGACCTACTACTGTGCTGTGGCCGCCTGTGGACAAGTCCTGTTTGGGAATGGGAGCAGgatctgtttaaaaa ATGACTCTGACAATATGGTTTACTTTCTGAGTGGAGTTTCTGTATTCAGCATAAGCCTGGTCATTTTGCTCACATTTTGCCTGTACACGCAAAGCAAGACAG ACACATGCATGAGAAATTCTACAACAAAGACTAAG GATTTCCCCAAATTTCTCCAGTACAGGGCCACAGAACAGGTGAACAGAAGGAGCGGGCAGACACCTGACACATGGAGTGAATGCATCTACTTGTGGAAAAATGAAAGATTTTATGATAAATATGTTGCCATTTAA